A DNA window from Macadamia integrifolia cultivar HAES 741 chromosome 4, SCU_Mint_v3, whole genome shotgun sequence contains the following coding sequences:
- the LOC122075519 gene encoding protein-L-isoaspartate O-methyltransferase-like isoform X1 → MEQFWTRDSIDKNKGLIEHLRQYGVIRSNKVAEVMETIDRGLFVPDGIPAYVDTPMQIGYNATISAPHMHAMCLELLENNLQPGMHALDVGSGTGFLTACFAMMVGPQGRAVGVEHIPELLATSIENIQKSQAAQLMKGGSLSVHVGDGRLGWPEFAPYDAIHVGAAAAEIPQPLIDQLKPGGRMVIPVGNLFQDLKVVDKKLDGLISIRTETSVRYVPLTSREAQLRGY, encoded by the exons CAATTCTGGACTAGAGACAGtattgataaaaataaaggtTTAATTGAGCATTTGCGGCAGTATGGGGTAATTAGGTCCAATAAGGTGGCAGAAGTAATGGAGACTATTGATAGGGGATTGTTCGTACCTGATGGGATCCCAGCTTatgttgacacccctatgcaGATTGGTTATAATGCCACTATTTCTGCACCTCATATGCATGCTATGTGCCTTGAATTGTTGGAGAATAATTTGCAGCCAGGCATGCATGCGTTAGATGTTGGTTCAG GGACCGGGTTCTTAACTGCATGCTTTGCAATGATGGTTGGACCACAAGGTCGTGCAGTGGGTGTGGAACACATTCCTGAGCTTCTTGCCACTTCCATCGAAAATATCCAAAAAAGCCAAGCTGCACAATTAATGAAAGGAGGTTCCCTTTCTGTTCATGTTGGTG ATGGCAGGCTAGGTTGGCCAGAGTTTGCGCCTTATGATGCTATTCACGTGGGAGCAGCCGCTGCAGAGATCCCACAACCACTTATTGATCAGTTAAAGCCTGGTGGCAGAATGGTGATTCCAGTTGGGAACCTTTTCCAGGATTTGAAGGTAGTGGACAAGAAGCTTGATGGCTTAATCAGTATCCGAACTGAAACATCTGTCCGTTATGTACCGCTGACAAGTCGAGAAGCTCAACTGCGTGGTTATTGA
- the LOC122075519 gene encoding protein-L-isoaspartate O-methyltransferase-like isoform X3, whose amino-acid sequence MEQFWTRDSIDKNKGLIEHLRQYGVIRSNKVAEVMETIDRGLFVPDGIPAYVDTPMQIGYNATISAPHMHAMCLELLENNLQPGMHALDVGSGTGFLTACFAMMVGPQGRAVGVEHIPELLATSIENIQKSQAAQLMKGGSLSVHVGGMFYLSVQSNREGIQSNSRPQIWFASCIYKVQYTCCRAK is encoded by the exons CAATTCTGGACTAGAGACAGtattgataaaaataaaggtTTAATTGAGCATTTGCGGCAGTATGGGGTAATTAGGTCCAATAAGGTGGCAGAAGTAATGGAGACTATTGATAGGGGATTGTTCGTACCTGATGGGATCCCAGCTTatgttgacacccctatgcaGATTGGTTATAATGCCACTATTTCTGCACCTCATATGCATGCTATGTGCCTTGAATTGTTGGAGAATAATTTGCAGCCAGGCATGCATGCGTTAGATGTTGGTTCAG GGACCGGGTTCTTAACTGCATGCTTTGCAATGATGGTTGGACCACAAGGTCGTGCAGTGGGTGTGGAACACATTCCTGAGCTTCTTGCCACTTCCATCGAAAATATCCAAAAAAGCCAAGCTGCACAATTAATGAAAGGAGGTTCCCTTTCTGTTCATGTTGGTGGTATGTTCTACTTGTCTGTTCAATCTAATAGAGAGGGAATACAAAGTAACTCTAGACCACAAATATGGTTTGCTAGCTGCATTTATAAAGTTCAGTACAC ATGCTGCCGAGCGAAGTGA
- the LOC122075519 gene encoding protein-L-isoaspartate O-methyltransferase 1-like isoform X2: MEQFWTRDSIDKNKGLIEHLRQYGVIRSNKVAEVMETIDRGLFVPDGIPAYVDTPMQIGYNATISAPHMHAMCLELLENNLQPGMHALDVGSGTGFLTACFAMMVGPQGRAVGVEHIPELLATSIENIQRSQAAPLMKGGSLSVHVGDGRLGWPEFAPYDAIHVGAAAAEIPQPLIDQLKPGGRMVIPVGNLFQDLKVVDKKLDGLISIRTETSVRYVPLTSREAQLRGY; the protein is encoded by the exons CAATTCTGGACTAGAGACAGtattgataaaaataaaggtTTAATTGAGCATTTGCGGCAGTATGGGGTAATTAGGTCCAATAAGGTGGCAGAAGTAATGGAGACTATTGATAGGGGATTGTTCGTACCTGATGGGATCCCAGCTTatgttgacacccctatgcaGATTGGTTATAATGCCACTATTTCTGCACCTCATATGCATGCTATGTGCCTTGAATTGTTGGAGAATAATTTGCAGCCAGGCATGCATGCGTTAGATGTTGGTTCAG GGACCGGGTTCTTAACTGCATGCTTTGCAATGATGGTTGGACCACAAGGTCGTGCAGTGGGTGTGGAACAC ATTCCTGAGCTTCTTGCCACTTCCATCGAAAATATCCAAAGAAGCCAAGCTGCACCATTAATGAAAGGAGGTTCCCTTTCTGTTCATGTTGGTG ATGGCAGGCTAGGTTGGCCAGAGTTTGCGCCTTATGATGCTATTCACGTGGGAGCAGCCGCTGCAGAGATCCCACAACCACTTATTGATCAGTTAAAGCCTGGTGGCAGAATGGTGATTCCAGTTGGGAACCTTTTCCAGGATTTGAAGGTAGTGGACAAGAAGCTTGATGGCTTAATCAGTATCCGAACTGAAACATCTGTCCGTTATGTACCGCTGACAAGTCGAGAAGCTCAACTGCGTGGTTATTGA